The genomic window CAATTTCTCCAGCATCTTTTGTTGCTTGTCTCTGATTATCATTAAAGTAAGCAGGAACAGTAATTACAGCTTTATCGACTGTATCGCCAAGAAATGCTTCAGCATCCTTCTTGATCTTTTGAAGAATAAATGCAGATATTTGTTGTGGAGTATATTCTTTCCCAAATACTCTAAACTTGTAATCAGTGCCCATTTTCCTTTTAGCGGCAATAACAGTTCCTTCAGGATTTGAAAGCATTTGACGTCTAGCAGGTTCCCCAACCAGTAATTGACCATCTTGCGAAAATGCAACGACTGATGGAAAGGATTTCCCTCCTATTGAGGCGCCTTCAGCAGCTTGTATTATAACTGGCTTTCCACCGATCAAAGCAGCAGCGGCAGAATTACTAGTTCCTAAATCAATTCCTATTATTTTTCCCATTTAAACTTCATCTCCTTTTGTATCCTCTTTATTATCATTATCGATATTTTTAATTATCTTTTTGGAAACCTCTACTAAACTCGGACGAAGAACACGATCATTCAATAAATAACCCTTCCTAATTTCCCTAGTAATAATATTTTCTTCCACATCACCTTCAACATAAGAAAATCCTATAATTTCATGAAAGTTAGGATCAAAAACACTATTCAAAGCTTTTATTTCTGAAACATTTTCTTTTTCTAAAAAGAGATCAATATTTTTCAGTATATTCGTCAATCCTTCGAGAATTGAAATATCGACCTTGTGGTGTTTTAATGTATCTAAAGCACGCATAAAATCTTCGCGTAAATTAACCACAGTTGACAACATATCGGCCTTCACTGAAAGTATCCTCAAGGTGTTTTGTTTTTCAATATTTTTTCTATAATTATCGAAATCTGCTAAACTATATTTTAATTTGTTAAATGTATCGTCATACAATTTTCGATAGTGTTCCAAATCGTCTCTTGTTTCCTTTAATTCGGCAGCCATATCTTCAATGGATAATTCAGTTTTTAAATTTTGATTAGATTCATTAGCGTTATCATCTAATAACAGATAATCATCATCTTGATCATTTTTTACTTGATCCTTGTTTTTAGTTTTATCCATTATAATAAATTTGGTTAAATCTAATAATTACATATCGATTATAGTGAAACCCGGAAGCAAGAAAATAGGATAATAGAGTATTGCATCCAGTCGATATGGTGATTTGCAATCAATCAAGCATAATTACTTTTTATAGAAGATCTTGCACCACAAGCCTCACATATCATAAAGCCTAACTTCTTAATTTTTTCTGTCCTAGTGTCGGGGCTACCGCAAACAGGACAAATAACATAGTCCTTTACATATCGATCTATCAAACCTCCGAATGAGGATATAGGTTTTCTGCCCAAAAAAATAACCCGTTCACCAGTAATATACCCTGCAGATGCTAATTCCTTATTTAGATATAGTAATAATTTTTCAGGATCACGTCTTAATGCCTTCGGAAAATCCATGAAATTTCTAAAAATTGTTCGTTGGCCAACCCATATTACTCTTGGAACAGGAACTTCAAGTCTGGCAACTTCTTTCTTTACCACATTTCCTAGTTTATTTTGTAACCTATCTAACAAGGACATATAACCAGATTCATCTTGGATTGACATGTTATAGATTACAACAGACCAATTAATGTACGTTGTGAATAATAATTAATTTAAATAATTAAGAAGAAGAATCAGGATACTGATCTAGACCCGGATGTATTATTTTGAATTATCCAATCAACAAATGGATGCAAAGTATTATAAGGCAAATTAGCAGATTTTTCCACGTTATAGCTTAACATAACCATCCGATTTAACAATAAACTATGTAATTTTTTATCTAATTGATCTCTTTTAAAAGGATCATAAATTTCAAAAAAACATTTTTGTCTGTAGTATGAAATATGGTGAGCATAACAGTACATAAGCAAAGTAGGGTCTCGGCTAATCCTCTTATTTATCTCCCTTTCTTCAAATGCAGCGCTATTTTGCATTTCAACATAAATTTGAAGAACCCTTCTTTGATAATTTTCTTTAATCAATTCAATATTAGACGGAGCTATGTTTTTTGATAGAAAAATTTCACGCTTTAGTTGATCAATAGTTTTTCGTGTGATATCTTTTGCAGATAACACATCTAGATCATTTTTGACTCCAAAATCTTTTCCGAAGAGAAAAAAAATTCCTAAAATTTCATGTTGATCGACGAATGGAAAGTCCAAATCGCCATCAAGAAATTTTGATAATCTTTCGTAAATGTTACTAGGTAAAAAGAATCCCATATAGGAATCAGAAACTATAGTCAAGGCAATTGAAGAGGCATAGGCATATAATAAATATTTTTTCGTGTGATGTTTGCCTGTTTGGTTTTTTATATAAAGAATAGTCCTTAGGCTTTAGAATAGAATCCAGCTTTTCTTTCATAAATTTGACCATCGTTCATTGCCTTTTTTATGTGCGATTTAGCATCTGAGTCACCAAATTTTCCGGTTTTTATCAGTTCCCCAATGAACACATTCTCTTCAACGTCATTCTTTTCTTCTCCGGAAAGACTTGAAAATATCTCCATGAAAAGTTTTAGTTTTGATATTTCGCTGAAAGGTTTTCCATGCAATACACCCAGATCAACTTTACCAGTATTGACATCAACGCCCGCGGTTTCCAGCATTCTTTGAACTAGAAACAACGATCTTTCTGCATCCTCTCTTTCGACTTTATCTTTTAACAGCAATCTTGCGCGAGCAGTAGCAAGTCTCACTAGGCCTTCTAATTGCCTGGGTGTAACGGTAATCATACTATCTGAATCAACATTTCTCATTTTCATATAATAATCACGAATAATATTTATCGCCTCTCGAGTCAGCTCGGGTTCATCAATTTGTTTAGCAAATGCCAAGTATTTACTGAAGAGATCTATATTAATAGCGGCTTGAGATGATTTTTGGACATCCTTATGGATTTCTAAAATATGGCTGGCGATTTTACTATCTTTTTCTTTTTCTGGAAGATCACGTATCACATAAACAAGATCAAACCTCGTAAGAAGAGGAATTGGAAGATTTACATTTTCAGTGATATTTTTATAAGGATCATATTTCCCATACATGGGATTCGCAGCGGATAGGATAGAGGTTCTCGCATTTAATGTTGCCACAATACCACCTTTAGCAACTGAACAAGTTTGCTGTTCCATAACTTCGTGAAGCGCTGAACGATCCTCAGCTTTTATTTTGTCGAATTCATCAATACAAACCAACCCTTGATCTCCAAGTACTACAGCACCTGCTTCAAGCATCATTATTCCGGATTTATCTCGCACTACCGCAGCTGTTAGTCCTGCTGCAGTGGAGCCTCTTCCAGAAGTATATAATCCTCTAGGAGCTATTTTTGCGGCAAATTTAAGCATTTCAGACTTAGCTGTTCCCGGATCGCCAACCAATAGAACGTTGATATCACCTCTTCTTGTTGACCCATCATCTAATTTTTTGGTAACTGACCCCACAATTAGAAGCAAAATGGATTCTTTTATGACTTCGTGTCCATAGATATGTGGAGCAAAGGATGATACTAGCTTATCATAGATATCAGGTTTTTTTGACAAGATTAGTATTTGTCGTTCATCTTCTGCACTGATTGAAATCCGCTCTATTGATCGAGTTTTCTTATCTCCAGCCCTACCTCCAAGATATTCTATATTATTACCTTCCATTCGTAATCTAAACAGAGAAGTCCTTTGAGTGGTGGAATTCCCCGAAACAAAAGAAGCTTCTTGATCTATTCTAATAATTCCGGTCAACATAATCCTATCCCCTGGTCTGCATTGGTCAACCAAATCACCAAGAATTGTTACCTCTATATAGTGAGGGAGTTGTCCTGCAGGAAGATCTTCAGGTAACTCTTGTAATCTAACCAATTGAAAATCGATAAAGAGACTGCTTTCTACATCCATCTCCATTTCTTTCTCTGAGCAATTAAGGCATCTTTGTGGTTTTTTTAAAGTTAATCCCTTTAATTCTGAAAAACTAATTTGATTACAATTGAGACATCTATAAGCAATCCTTTTCCCTAATGGTTTAACTTCTGAGGAACGTACCACCATTCCAGAAACACCCAGTAACTTATTAATAACATCGGCATTTATGTCACGCAGTCCTTTTTGAACAGCGTAATTTCCTATTCTTACTCGAATATGCTCTCTAATCTCATTTGTATAATCTGGATGAATTTCCAATAGAACAGAAATAACGGCCTCATTAAAAGCTGAAAGCATTTCATCTGGATTATGAGTGATGTCCTTTGCAAGTAGTGGACTGAAACTATCAAAATCAATATAATCAATAGTAATAGAAGTTGAAGATGCCGCCATCATATTATTAATTTTATCAAAATACTTGTAATTACCTTCACGATCCTTAAATGAACGTAAAAAAACCTCCAATTCATTTGATAATGCAGATAAGGTTTGTTGTTCTTGTTCCTGCATATTTGATGGATTCTGAGCATCAGTATTACTCAATCTTTAACACCAGTTTTTTAAAATTAGACGTCATATTGTGAAAATTCTCATAGAGAAGTTTTTCTTCTAATGATAGTTTTTCTTCGAGTTCGGGCACCAAAGGAGAAGAAGCAGAAAGTTTGACTATCTTTTGTAATCTAGAAGCTATGAATGGATTCAATGACACTATTAATGATTCTCTATCTTTATCTTCGATGGTACGAAGATAATTATTTACGCGTGCGTAAAAATCTGGTTCTATTGTAGATACCTCATGGGTAGGCGATATTCTTTCTCGATTCAATGCTCTTTTAATATAAGATAATTGATCATCGTCATGAATTTCTACTACACCTTGTTCACTCAAAATAATAGAGATCCATCTTGGAACCGAAGTCATATCTCCTTCTTTAGCGCTAATAAAAATAAGGGGTCTTATCGATATTTCAATATCCTTTAAATATATTACTCGTACATCCTTTAGAAGATATTCTAGAGTGGAAAAAGTATAGAGGATTGAAATGTCGTCTATACCTGAAATTAAGTTATTTACAACATCAGCATCAACATCATAATCATCATGTGACGGCAGCAATGAATTCACAAATGTAATTATCATCCTTAGTTAATAAAATTTCAATGTCGTATTAACGGGTATCCTCTACAGAGTATTGAATAATTTTAAATTAGAAAAAGATGGACAGTATATCACGATGGAAAAACGGCAGCAGGAGCAGAAGCCTGAGGTTATTTCTGATATTATGTGGGTTGAAAAATATAGACCAAAACATCTAGATCAAATAATTAATCAAAAAGAAATTATAAAAGGCTTAGAAAATTTAATGAAAAAACCTAATGAATTACCACATTTATTGTTTACAGGATCTGCAGGGATAGGTAAAACTACCACAGCTTTATGCCTTGCAAAACAAATGCTAGGAGATAACTGGAAAAGAGATACTTTAGAGCTTAATGCATCAGATGAAAGAGGAATAAAAATGGTTCGTGAAAGAGTAAAAGAATTTGCATCTATCATGAAGCTTTCTATAAATCAAGAAAAAAATGAGAGGCCGTTTAAGATCATTATTTTAGATGAAGCAGATGAAATGACCACAGAGGCTCAAACAGCTTTGAGAAGAATTATAGAGGATAGTGCCAGGACTACTAGGTTTATTTTTATTTGTAACTATCTTTCACACATCATTGAACCAATACAAAGTAGATGCGTAATTTTTCGATTTTCAAAGGTTTCTGAGGAAGAAGTAATTGAATATTTGAAGGATATTTGTAAAAGAGAGGGAGTAAAAGTCGAAGAGAAAGCACTTCGTAAAATATATGAACATACAAATGGTGATTTAAGACATTCAATCAATATATTACAAGCTGCCTCAGTGAACGGAAATATAAGTGTCCAGCAGGTTCAAAATGCAATAGGTATATCCGGAAAAAGCATAATAGCTGAAATAATAAAATTAGCTATTGATTCCAAATTTAATGAGTCAAGAATAAAATTATTAGAATTACTATATGTTTATGGAGTTTCAGAAACAGATTTTCTAAAATATGCCAATGAAGAGATTTATAAGCTTAATCTGAAAGATCCCTATGAAATTTCATCTATAATTGCAGAATACGATTATAGGCTCGCAAATGGGGCGCACCCTGAAATACAACTAGCAGCCTTTTTAGCACAATTAGGCAAGATAAATTTGAAAAACGACAAATCTAATTAAAAATCATCCTCAAACTCATCGCCACCATCCTCTTCTGTTACATCATCAAAATCTTCTTCGAATTCTTCACGCTCTTCCGCGGTTTTATATGGGATATCTGCTTCTCCTACATTTCCACAAACCGGACACTTAAATTCGATTGTTTGACCTTCAAGGTCTAATAGAAATTCTTTGGTGAAGACCTCATCACAGTTTGAACAAACAAGAGTAGTTTGTATATTTTCTTGAGTGAATTTATGCGACTGTACCCGAAAGATTGTGTTCACCATACTTATTTTACCTTTAAGATTCGGTCTTTATTATAAGCCTTATCTTTATTAAATCTAAGGTTTGTAACAAAATAACTATTGTAAAAATATTAACTCATACCCAATAATTTATGCATTTGTGGAATCACTCTTA from Candidatus Nitrosocosmicus arcticus includes these protein-coding regions:
- a CDS encoding minichromosome maintenance protein MCM; the protein is MQEQEQQTLSALSNELEVFLRSFKDREGNYKYFDKINNMMAASSTSITIDYIDFDSFSPLLAKDITHNPDEMLSAFNEAVISVLLEIHPDYTNEIREHIRVRIGNYAVQKGLRDINADVINKLLGVSGMVVRSSEVKPLGKRIAYRCLNCNQISFSELKGLTLKKPQRCLNCSEKEMEMDVESSLFIDFQLVRLQELPEDLPAGQLPHYIEVTILGDLVDQCRPGDRIMLTGIIRIDQEASFVSGNSTTQRTSLFRLRMEGNNIEYLGGRAGDKKTRSIERISISAEDERQILILSKKPDIYDKLVSSFAPHIYGHEVIKESILLLIVGSVTKKLDDGSTRRGDINVLLVGDPGTAKSEMLKFAAKIAPRGLYTSGRGSTAAGLTAAVVRDKSGIMMLEAGAVVLGDQGLVCIDEFDKIKAEDRSALHEVMEQQTCSVAKGGIVATLNARTSILSAANPMYGKYDPYKNITENVNLPIPLLTRFDLVYVIRDLPEKEKDSKIASHILEIHKDVQKSSQAAINIDLFSKYLAFAKQIDEPELTREAINIIRDYYMKMRNVDSDSMITVTPRQLEGLVRLATARARLLLKDKVEREDAERSLFLVQRMLETAGVDVNTGKVDLGVLHGKPFSEISKLKLFMEIFSSLSGEEKNDVEENVFIGELIKTGKFGDSDAKSHIKKAMNDGQIYERKAGFYSKA
- a CDS encoding replication factor C small subunit, whose product is MNNFKLEKDGQYITMEKRQQEQKPEVISDIMWVEKYRPKHLDQIINQKEIIKGLENLMKKPNELPHLLFTGSAGIGKTTTALCLAKQMLGDNWKRDTLELNASDERGIKMVRERVKEFASIMKLSINQEKNERPFKIIILDEADEMTTEAQTALRRIIEDSARTTRFIFICNYLSHIIEPIQSRCVIFRFSKVSEEEVIEYLKDICKREGVKVEEKALRKIYEHTNGDLRHSINILQAASVNGNISVQQVQNAIGISGKSIIAEIIKLAIDSKFNESRIKLLELLYVYGVSETDFLKYANEEIYKLNLKDPYEISSIIAEYDYRLANGAHPEIQLAAFLAQLGKINLKNDKSN
- a CDS encoding translation initiation factor IF-2, producing MSIQDESGYMSLLDRLQNKLGNVVKKEVARLEVPVPRVIWVGQRTIFRNFMDFPKALRRDPEKLLLYLNKELASAGYITGERVIFLGRKPISSFGGLIDRYVKDYVICPVCGSPDTRTEKIKKLGFMICEACGARSSIKSNYA
- a CDS encoding nucleotide exchange factor GrpE; this encodes MDKTKNKDQVKNDQDDDYLLLDDNANESNQNLKTELSIEDMAAELKETRDDLEHYRKLYDDTFNKLKYSLADFDNYRKNIEKQNTLRILSVKADMLSTVVNLREDFMRALDTLKHHKVDISILEGLTNILKNIDLFLEKENVSEIKALNSVFDPNFHEIIGFSYVEGDVEENIITREIRKGYLLNDRVLRPSLVEVSKKIIKNIDNDNKEDTKGDEV